The Streptomyces sp. NBC_01775 genome includes a region encoding these proteins:
- a CDS encoding TetR/AcrR family transcriptional regulator: protein MTDDVASTERSRGGMSEQRRRRVRLEISREAARLFWAQGVDGTSGDQIAEAVGLSTRTIWRHFRSKESCAEPIVAHSVEWELATLRSWPPHRSLEEHFATEAKRLVGEISPSEQADAGLGVKMIRLAETEPALRTAWLMACDQVEHELAGVIATRLGVTPDALEVRLHAAATSAALRVINEYVGAGLLDGTDPRKLGDESFTFIADAVRSATGGAVGDPVHTDTEPAGPDECAADRQE, encoded by the coding sequence ATGACTGACGACGTGGCATCGACCGAACGCAGCCGTGGAGGGATGAGTGAGCAGCGGCGCCGTCGCGTACGTCTGGAGATCTCGCGGGAGGCGGCACGCCTGTTCTGGGCGCAGGGCGTCGACGGCACGAGCGGTGACCAGATCGCGGAGGCGGTGGGTCTGTCGACCCGCACCATCTGGCGTCATTTCCGTAGCAAGGAGAGCTGCGCGGAGCCGATCGTCGCGCATAGCGTGGAGTGGGAACTGGCCACTCTGCGCAGTTGGCCGCCGCACCGCTCTCTGGAGGAGCATTTCGCCACGGAGGCGAAGCGGTTGGTCGGCGAGATCAGCCCGTCGGAGCAGGCCGATGCCGGGCTGGGCGTCAAGATGATTCGCTTGGCCGAGACCGAACCGGCCCTGCGCACGGCCTGGCTGATGGCCTGCGACCAGGTGGAACACGAACTGGCCGGGGTCATCGCGACTCGCCTCGGAGTCACGCCCGACGCCCTTGAGGTACGTCTGCACGCCGCAGCCACCTCGGCCGCCCTGCGAGTCATCAACGAGTACGTCGGAGCCGGCCTTCTGGACGGCACCGATCCGCGGAAGCTCGGTGACGAGAGTTTCACCTTCATCGCGGACGCTGTCCGCTCGGCCACCGGGGGCGCCGTGGGCGACCCGGTCCACACCGACACGGAGCCCGCCGGGCCGGACGAGTGCGCCGCCGATCGACAAGAGTAA